A section of the Suncus etruscus isolate mSunEtr1 chromosome X, mSunEtr1.pri.cur, whole genome shotgun sequence genome encodes:
- the CXCR3 gene encoding C-X-C chemokine receptor type 3 has product MNQHQVFNFSDLELILEDTSTSFEFEVDNKSDLCCTFPPCQLDMSQKFDQAFLPVLYSLIFVLGLLGNGAVAAVLLSQRVTLSSTDTFLLHLVVADVLLVLTLPLWAVDAAVQWVFGSGLCKMAGALFNINFYAGALLLACISFDRYLSIVHATQLYRRGPPARVSLTCMIVWGLCLLFALPDFIFLSALHDKHHKVTYCRHNFPPVGQTVLRGLQLVAGFLLPLLVMAYCYARILAVLLLSRGQRRLRTMRLVVMVVVAFALCWSPYHLVVLVETLLDLGVLARDCNRESHLNVARSVTECLGYMHCCLNPLLYAFVGVKFRERMWLLFMRLGCPKSRLHHRSPSSSRWDSSWSETTDASNSGF; this is encoded by the coding sequence ATGAACCAGCACCAGGTATTCAACTTCTCTGACTTAGAGTTAATCCTGGAAGACACTAGCACTTCCTTTGAATTTGAAGTGGACAACAAAAGTGACTTATGCTGTACCTTTCCACCGTGCCAACTGGACATGAGCCAGAAATTTGACCAAGCCTTCCTGCCAGTCCTCTACAGCCTCATCTTTGTACTGGGGCTGCTAGGCAATGGTGCAGTGGCTGCCGTACTGCTGAGTCAGCGAGTGACACTGAGCAGTACTGACACCTTCCTTCTCCACCTGGTTGTTGCTGATGTGCTGCTGGTGCTCACTCTCCCACTCTGGGCAGTAGATGCTGCTGTCCAGTGGGTCTTTGGCTCTGGCCTCTGTAAAATGGCTGGTGCCCTCTTCAACATCAACTTCTATGCAGGGGCTCTCCTACTGGCCTGTATCAGTTTTGACCGGTATCTGAGCATCGTGCATGCCACTCAGCTATACCGCCGGGGGCCTCCAGCCCGGGTTTCCCTTACCTGTATGATTGTTTGGGGGCTCTGTTTACTCTTTGCCCTCCCAGACTTCATCTTTCTGTCAGCCCTCCATGACAAGCATCACAAAGTCACCTACTGCCGACATAACTTCCCACCAGTGGGACAAACAGTGCTGCGTGGACTGCAGCTGGTGGCTGGCTTCCTGCTGCCATTGCTGGTCATGGCCTACTGTTATGCTCGCATTCTGGCTGTGCTTCTCCTTTCCAGGGGCCAGCGCCGGCTGCGAACCATGAGACTGGTGGTGATGGTAGTAGTGGCCTTTGCCCTCTGTTGGAGCCCCTACCACCTGGTTGTGCTGGTGGAAACCCTTCTGGACCTCGGGGTTTTGGCCCGTGACTGTAACCGAGAAAGTCATTTAAATGTGGCCAGGTCAGTGACCGAATGTCTGGGCTACATGCATTGCTGCCTCAACCCACTGCTCTATGCATTTGTAGGGGTCAAGTTCAGAGAGCGCATGTGGCTGCTGTTTATGCGCCTTGGTTGTCCTAAATCAAGACTGCACCATCGGTCACCTTCATCCTCCCGCTGGGATTCATCCTGGTCTGAGACCACAGATGCCTCCAACTCAGGCTTTTGA